From a region of the Campylobacter showae genome:
- the cas5 gene encoding CRISPR-associated protein Cas5, with product MSIIAFRLFGDYAHFSHPATIYSSLTYPVPPKTAIMGFLGAVIGEEEYFKLSGIKYSVKIDRQILKKSFVFNGIKFALSSNMHIEEGYQNAKEKKQFYRELICSPSYIVFLNLENLEQRYRDKIISNLKEHKTAFTPYLGINFCIADFSWIDIKICEKISQDESFIYTFTLMDDFVFDGINENAKLTTARMPCDCENGRIFKDFRDFVMEINGKEAIKSKNRGNIYQINNERVYFI from the coding sequence ATGAGCATTATTGCTTTTAGATTGTTCGGCGATTACGCTCATTTTTCGCATCCAGCGACGATTTATTCTAGTCTAACCTATCCGGTGCCGCCAAAGACCGCTATAATGGGCTTTTTAGGCGCCGTTATAGGCGAGGAGGAGTATTTTAAGCTATCTGGCATCAAATACAGTGTAAAAATAGATAGGCAAATTTTAAAAAAGAGTTTTGTTTTTAACGGCATAAAATTTGCCCTCTCAAGCAATATGCACATAGAGGAAGGCTACCAAAACGCAAAGGAGAAAAAGCAGTTTTACAGAGAGCTCATATGCTCGCCGTCTTATATCGTATTTTTAAATTTAGAAAATTTAGAGCAAAGATATCGGGATAAGATAATTTCAAATTTAAAAGAGCATAAAACCGCCTTTACGCCGTATCTTGGGATAAACTTTTGTATAGCCGATTTTAGCTGGATCGATATAAAAATATGCGAAAAAATATCGCAAGATGAAAGCTTTATATATACATTTACACTTATGGACGACTTTGTTTTTGATGGTATTAATGAAAATGCGAAATTAACTACGGCTAGAATGCCTTGCGACTGCGAAAATGGACGAATTTTTAAAGATTTTAGAGACTTTGTAATGGAAATAAACGGCAAAGAAGCTATAAAATCTAAAAATCGCGGAAATATATATCAGATAAACAATGAAAGAGTCTATTTTATTTGA
- the cas3 gene encoding CRISPR-associated helicase Cas3', whose product MKESILFDEFWSHPNKLLENHIKNMISAGDEELDKQVKLYHDIAKLKNNFQIYIRDTSNDKLDKNHSFLSAYFFLLNSKFDEMPTLFGFLVIVSHHGDAVNLMTLARDANKFFKNSKELEYWEEVANAAKNTQVYSGLSTKKDEFLDRAEKLRRYLILLQYKHKFTYEDFINFKSLYSNLVYSDKFEAIFSMPKQETKNIPIDVLESDIQSLPPNKKRDTFRNFVLNNFDENHKLFTLTAPTGYGKTLTALNFALKFNKSRIIYALPFTSIIDQTYDIIAKIYKNSDISVSKAHHKTTIDEKNLTEEDRYSKIKFLMESFSGEINITTLYQLIFALFGNKNKDNVKFNQLKNSVVIIDEAQAIPYNFRKDFILLCEIISRRLDTIFIFMSATMPVIKSENFKEISNLEYFSKQDRYVIKWLDISGEEDLLEKICETASDKNTLVVVNTIKKAQELFVKLKDKFSCFCLNGYMYDDHKRATIEAVRCAIDKSKVGPLASKILLISTQSIEAGVDLDFDVGFREVSPISSVIQTAGRVNRHFGEICGELYVFPEISKFTKSIYGDLYKVSGTILENFRQREVRESEILEISNLYFQKISDQLENLYIESEIKKLEFENINQKIEEIMKDNHKQTLIIEPEENFIKDFEAKILEIKNSSNDEFTIRDILKNHIRKLSKFSINVTLKDKEKLLPNLRQIRGLKDMFYLPFGSSYFYSTDYGLKKDMNLDITDEVFD is encoded by the coding sequence ATGAAAGAGTCTATTTTATTTGACGAGTTTTGGTCTCATCCAAATAAACTTTTAGAAAATCATATAAAAAATATGATCTCTGCTGGCGATGAAGAGCTGGATAAGCAGGTCAAACTCTATCACGACATCGCAAAACTAAAAAATAATTTTCAAATTTACATCAGAGATACCTCAAACGATAAGCTGGATAAAAATCACTCATTTCTGTCGGCATATTTTTTCTTGCTAAACTCAAAATTTGATGAAATGCCGACTCTATTTGGTTTTCTTGTTATTGTTTCGCACCACGGCGACGCGGTAAATTTAATGACATTAGCTCGAGATGCTAATAAATTTTTTAAAAATTCAAAAGAGCTAGAGTACTGGGAAGAAGTAGCTAATGCCGCAAAAAATACCCAGGTTTATTCGGGATTATCTACAAAAAAGGATGAGTTTTTAGATAGAGCGGAAAAGCTTCGCCGATACTTAATTTTATTGCAGTATAAACACAAATTTACTTATGAGGATTTCATAAATTTCAAAAGCCTATATTCAAATTTGGTTTATAGCGATAAATTTGAGGCTATCTTTAGCATGCCAAAACAGGAAACTAAAAATATACCGATAGATGTTTTAGAGAGTGATATCCAAAGTTTACCGCCAAATAAAAAGCGAGATACATTTAGAAATTTTGTTTTAAACAACTTTGACGAAAATCACAAACTTTTTACTTTGACTGCGCCTACGGGCTACGGCAAGACCTTGACTGCTCTAAATTTTGCCTTGAAATTTAATAAATCTCGCATAATTTATGCGCTTCCTTTCACTTCGATAATCGATCAGACCTACGATATTATCGCAAAAATTTATAAAAATAGCGATATTTCGGTTAGTAAGGCTCACCACAAAACGACGATAGATGAAAAAAATCTAACCGAGGAGGATAGGTATTCTAAGATCAAATTTTTGATGGAATCTTTTAGCGGCGAGATAAATATAACTACTCTTTATCAGCTGATATTTGCGCTATTTGGCAATAAAAACAAAGACAACGTCAAATTTAATCAGCTCAAAAATAGCGTCGTCATCATCGACGAGGCGCAAGCGATCCCATATAATTTTAGAAAAGATTTTATCCTGCTTTGCGAGATCATTTCGCGGCGGCTTGACACTATTTTTATATTTATGTCGGCGACGATGCCGGTTATTAAAAGCGAAAATTTTAAAGAAATTTCAAATTTAGAGTATTTTTCAAAACAGGATAGATACGTCATAAAATGGCTTGATATAAGCGGCGAAGAGGATCTTTTAGAAAAGATTTGCGAGACCGCAAGCGATAAAAATACCCTCGTCGTCGTAAATACGATCAAAAAAGCGCAGGAGTTATTCGTAAAACTAAAGGATAAATTTAGCTGCTTCTGCTTAAACGGATATATGTATGATGATCACAAACGCGCTACTATCGAGGCGGTAAGGTGCGCAATAGATAAAAGTAAAGTTGGTCCGCTTGCGAGTAAAATTTTACTAATTTCCACGCAGTCTATCGAGGCTGGAGTGGATCTTGATTTTGACGTGGGATTTCGCGAAGTCTCGCCCATTAGCTCGGTCATACAGACCGCGGGGCGCGTAAATAGGCATTTTGGAGAAATTTGCGGAGAGCTATACGTCTTTCCTGAAATAAGTAAATTTACAAAATCTATCTACGGTGATTTGTATAAAGTAAGCGGAACTATTTTGGAGAATTTTAGGCAAAGAGAGGTGCGAGAGAGCGAAATTTTAGAAATTTCAAATTTGTATTTTCAAAAAATCAGCGATCAACTGGAAAATTTATATATAGAAAGCGAGATAAAAAAGCTAGAATTCGAAAATATAAATCAAAAAATCGAAGAAATTATGAAGGACAATCACAAGCAGACGCTAATAATCGAGCCCGAAGAAAATTTTATCAAGGATTTTGAAGCTAAAATTCTTGAAATTAAAAATAGCTCAAATGACGAATTTACGATACGAGATATTTTAAAAAACCACATCAGAAAGTTGTCGAAATTTAGCATAAACGTAACACTAAAAGATAAAGAGAAATTATTACCGAATTTAAGGCAAATACGCGGACTAAAAGATATGTTTTATCTGCCATTTGGTTCGTCTTATTTTTATAGCACGGATTACGGGCTTAAAAAAGATATGAATTTAGACATCACGGATGAGGTATTCGACTAA
- a CDS encoding CRISPR-associated protein Cas4, protein MFCKDQITGTLVNYYVTCKREAWLYAHHIHADQEDENVLMGKALAEIKESDLQDFAFSNLKFDKLSKQRGHYLVTEYKKSLKNELAGKMQLLFYVYLLKTGLNLKEVKGKLISGKKVILVEDSSENFALTQQILSEITALANMERPPKFTQGKFCANCAYSGYCVS, encoded by the coding sequence ATGTTTTGCAAAGACCAAATCACCGGCACGCTTGTGAATTATTACGTCACCTGTAAGCGTGAGGCGTGGCTTTACGCGCATCATATCCACGCCGATCAGGAGGATGAAAACGTGCTGATGGGCAAGGCGCTGGCGGAGATCAAAGAGAGCGATTTGCAGGACTTTGCATTTTCAAATTTGAAATTCGACAAACTTTCCAAGCAGCGCGGACATTACCTCGTCACCGAATACAAAAAGAGCCTAAAAAACGAGCTTGCGGGCAAGATGCAGCTACTTTTTTACGTCTATCTTTTAAAGACGGGCTTAAATTTAAAAGAGGTAAAAGGTAAACTAATCAGCGGTAAAAAGGTGATTTTGGTGGAGGATAGTAGCGAAAATTTCGCTTTAACCCAGCAAATTTTAAGCGAGATAACGGCGCTTGCGAACATGGAGCGGCCGCCGAAATTTACGCAGGGCAAATTTTGTGCAAACTGCGCTTATAGCGGATATTGCGTGAGCTAG
- the cas2 gene encoding CRISPR-associated endonuclease Cas2 codes for MYVILFYDIAGAEQKEKNNANRIRKAVEKFLPRVQFSVFEGEIRESDFKKLTAILQKECITQLDSIVIYTFNSLKYSKRIVIGQDKSGALFS; via the coding sequence ATGTACGTGATTTTATTTTATGACATCGCCGGCGCCGAGCAAAAAGAGAAAAACAACGCAAACCGCATCAGAAAGGCGGTCGAGAAGTTTTTGCCGCGCGTGCAGTTTTCCGTTTTTGAAGGTGAGATTCGCGAGAGCGATTTTAAAAAACTAACCGCAATTTTGCAAAAAGAGTGCATTACGCAGCTCGATTCTATCGTGATTTACACGTTTAATTCGCTTAAGTATTCCAAGCGTATCGTAATCGGACAGGATAAAAGCGGCGCGCTGTTTAGTTAA
- the cas1 gene encoding CRISPR-associated endonuclease Cas1, whose protein sequence is MQKSDRTHFILSAGRLRRQDNNIYFDKFDDAGAVAASKILPINAIDEIYVLAKVQIDTYTMAFLADNNVLLHVFSPYQSFRGNFYPNTSNSVNKSGFVLLNQVRAFDDPLKRTYIAREITRAHILNDASNCKKHGVKFDVSPHIEALNAAADVPAIMAVEGAFQKLYYEKWNEIIADQKSFKFTVRSKRPPADKINSFISYVNTRIYNVCLSEIYKTELDPRIGFLHEPNYRALSLHLDLAEIFKPILGDTLIFNMLNKKEITAKDFQFDAGRIKFSNDAVQKIELKMIARLGETICLNGQNLTWRQVIRREANQIKKCICEDAPYEGFKWG, encoded by the coding sequence ATGCAAAAAAGCGACAGGACGCATTTTATTTTGAGCGCAGGCAGGCTTCGCAGGCAAGATAACAATATCTATTTTGATAAATTTGACGATGCGGGCGCGGTTGCCGCTAGTAAAATTTTGCCGATAAACGCGATCGATGAAATTTACGTGCTGGCAAAAGTGCAGATCGATACCTACACTATGGCGTTTTTAGCGGATAACAACGTCCTTTTGCACGTTTTTAGCCCGTATCAGAGCTTTCGCGGTAATTTTTATCCAAATACCTCAAACTCGGTCAATAAAAGCGGCTTTGTGCTGCTAAATCAGGTCCGCGCTTTTGACGATCCGCTTAAGCGCACCTACATCGCCCGCGAGATCACTCGCGCGCACATCCTAAACGACGCGTCAAACTGCAAAAAACACGGCGTGAAATTTGACGTATCGCCCCACATAGAGGCGCTAAACGCCGCCGCGGATGTGCCTGCGATAATGGCGGTAGAAGGGGCGTTTCAAAAACTCTACTACGAAAAATGGAACGAGATAATCGCGGATCAAAAAAGCTTTAAATTTACCGTCCGCTCCAAGCGCCCGCCCGCCGATAAAATCAACAGCTTCATAAGCTACGTAAATACGCGTATTTATAACGTCTGCCTCAGCGAAATTTACAAAACCGAGCTTGATCCACGCATCGGCTTTTTGCACGAGCCAAACTACCGCGCGCTGAGCCTGCACCTCGATCTTGCGGAGATTTTTAAGCCGATTTTGGGCGATACGCTGATTTTTAATATGCTAAATAAAAAGGAGATCACCGCAAAGGACTTCCAATTTGACGCCGGGCGGATAAAATTTAGCAACGACGCCGTGCAAAAGATCGAGCTAAAAATGATCGCGAGGCTTGGTGAAACGATCTGCCTAAACGGGCAAAACCTCACGTGGCGGCAGGTGATCCGCCGCGAGGCTAATCAGATCAAGAAATGTATCTGCGAGGATGCGCCTTATGAGGGATTTAAGTGGGGGTAA
- a CDS encoding restriction endonuclease, whose translation MAQFLNERKKASRKEIAEFLSSKTGASQSKTDALLSIIANSPKIQALPQEKRIILKTSRGIYEISKAGEKLLKSKNARQNFEAWIDGVYDETKTQNLPAPKTKKYLKTITALVVHEIKDKMIGEAIKKPIEAIKTLALKLMKKHKYLGKFYAFRHVFLALLAAKIAFDVVKFFKNRKLEKLLAGNQPVGC comes from the coding sequence TTGGCGCAGTTTTTAAACGAGAGAAAAAAGGCGAGTCGTAAGGAGATAGCGGAGTTTTTATCGAGCAAAACGGGTGCGAGTCAAAGCAAAACGGACGCGCTTTTAAGCATCATAGCAAATAGCCCTAAAATTCAAGCCTTGCCGCAAGAAAAAAGGATCATTTTAAAGACTTCGCGCGGGATTTACGAGATAAGCAAAGCCGGCGAAAAACTCCTAAAAAGCAAAAATGCTCGGCAAAATTTTGAAGCTTGGATTGACGGCGTTTACGACGAAACTAAGACGCAAAATTTACCCGCCCCCAAAACTAAAAAATACCTAAAAACCATCACTGCTCTCGTCGTCCACGAGATAAAGGACAAAATGATCGGCGAAGCAATCAAAAAGCCGATAGAGGCGATAAAAACGCTTGCGCTAAAGCTCATGAAAAAGCATAAATATTTAGGCAAATTTTATGCTTTTAGACACGTTTTTTTGGCGCTATTGGCTGCCAAGATCGCGTTTGACGTCGTCAAATTCTTTAAAAATCGCAAGCTAGAAAAACTGCTTGCAGGCAATCAACCGGTAGGCTGTTAG
- a CDS encoding argininosuccinate synthase domain-containing protein → MKALVLFSGGLDSMIAIKLLTNQGIDVTAIHIDIGFSGDEKKAEILRRRANEAGAELKIIDIRNEYLRDVLFTPKYGYGKHFNPCIDCHGYMFKTALAMMRSEGADFIATGEVIGQRPMSQRRDAMLRVKNAAGDEDDLILRPMSAQLMKPTKPEREGWVDRSKLLAISGRDRKRQLALAKEFGFSEYETPGGGCLLTIESFANKIRDFIKFDPDMTSADMQLLRLGRHLRLTNGTKMVIGRDENDNAKLLALNNPKFTQIKFDGDIVGAVSLVDAKFNEADLEFAVRLALTYTRADKDTAVRARIGEREICVKPFESKEPAQEFFVS, encoded by the coding sequence ATGAAAGCGTTAGTTTTATTTAGCGGTGGGCTGGACAGTATGATCGCCATCAAGCTACTGACAAACCAAGGCATCGACGTCACGGCGATCCACATAGATATCGGCTTTAGCGGCGACGAGAAAAAGGCGGAAATTTTACGTCGCCGCGCGAACGAAGCCGGAGCTGAGCTTAAAATAATCGATATCAGAAATGAATACCTGCGCGACGTGCTTTTCACGCCAAAATACGGCTACGGCAAGCACTTTAACCCCTGCATCGACTGCCACGGATATATGTTTAAAACGGCGCTTGCGATGATGCGCTCTGAGGGTGCAGATTTTATCGCGACGGGCGAAGTGATCGGCCAGCGTCCGATGAGTCAGAGACGCGACGCGATGTTGCGGGTCAAAAACGCCGCGGGCGACGAGGATGATCTCATCTTGCGCCCGATGTCTGCGCAGCTGATGAAGCCCACAAAGCCCGAGCGCGAAGGCTGGGTCGATCGTAGCAAACTGCTCGCCATCAGCGGACGCGACCGCAAAAGACAGCTCGCGCTTGCGAAAGAGTTTGGCTTTAGCGAGTACGAGACGCCCGGCGGAGGGTGCTTGCTCACGATCGAGAGCTTTGCGAATAAAATCAGAGATTTCATCAAATTTGACCCGGATATGACGAGCGCGGATATGCAGCTACTGCGCCTCGGACGCCATCTGCGCCTAACAAACGGCACCAAAATGGTCATTGGCCGCGACGAAAACGATAACGCCAAACTGCTAGCTCTAAATAATCCAAAATTTACTCAGATCAAATTTGACGGCGATATCGTGGGCGCGGTGAGCTTAGTGGACGCTAAATTTAACGAAGCCGACCTCGAGTTTGCCGTGCGTCTGGCACTTACCTACACCAGAGCGGATAAGGATACGGCGGTGCGAGCTAGGATCGGCGAGCGCGAAATTTGCGTGAAGCCTTTTGAGAGTAAAGAGCCTGCGCAGGAGTTTTTCGTTAGTTAA
- the dnaG gene encoding DNA primase encodes MIDPKSIERLKAQTDIVDVVGHYLPLKKSGANFVCVCPFHDDKNPSMSVSPSRGIFHCFSCKAGGDAIKFVMDYEKLSYPEAVEKIAGLQNFTLNYVRGGEPAKENKHILENANAFYRSLLYKTPAAVEYLYSRGITDELIDKFGLGFAPESAQTIRLLQNEQIEPKEALEVGIVKQNENGIYASFINRITFPIYTHAGRLAGFGGRTISGNPAKYVNSPQSAVFDKSTLFYGYHLAKREIFTKNQIIITEGYMDVIMLHKAGFGNVVAVLGTALTTKHLPLLKRGEISVILCFDGDDAGINAATKSALLLAQNEIDGSVVIIEGGADPADMVVAGKIEYLRQIFESGTEIGEFYIRHLASGFDLSRPVQKQKALEAIQAFTASLKPVVANSYVPLVAKILNIAKGSFWLSRGSNSPMRQGYGGTEQNAQGYETQNLRANSGRKDPLEIQILKTMIENESLKKFILENLKPDYFARHRAVYEAIAAGADANDPSVREIIFEKYEAFKNEEEILQNLKFFKTRFYKNLYKKYSASQISLEEKQPILKKINEILKELKK; translated from the coding sequence ATGATCGATCCAAAATCAATAGAAAGACTAAAAGCGCAAACCGATATCGTCGATGTCGTCGGACACTATCTGCCGCTGAAAAAAAGCGGCGCGAACTTCGTGTGCGTCTGCCCGTTTCACGACGATAAAAATCCGAGCATGAGCGTGAGCCCGTCTCGCGGGATATTTCACTGCTTTTCGTGCAAAGCCGGCGGCGACGCGATCAAATTCGTGATGGACTACGAAAAGCTAAGCTACCCAGAAGCCGTCGAAAAGATCGCCGGACTGCAAAATTTCACGCTAAACTACGTGCGCGGCGGCGAACCGGCGAAGGAAAACAAGCACATCCTAGAAAACGCAAACGCCTTTTACCGCTCGCTACTTTATAAAACTCCCGCGGCCGTCGAGTACCTGTATTCGCGCGGTATCACAGACGAGCTGATAGATAAATTTGGGCTGGGTTTTGCGCCTGAGAGCGCACAAACGATAAGGCTACTGCAAAACGAACAAATAGAACCCAAAGAAGCCCTAGAAGTCGGCATCGTAAAGCAAAACGAAAACGGCATTTACGCTAGTTTCATAAACCGTATCACCTTTCCCATCTACACGCATGCGGGGCGGCTGGCGGGCTTTGGCGGGCGCACGATCAGCGGCAACCCCGCTAAATACGTAAATTCGCCCCAGTCCGCGGTCTTTGATAAATCAACGCTTTTTTACGGCTATCACCTGGCAAAGCGCGAAATTTTCACCAAAAATCAGATCATCATCACCGAAGGCTACATGGACGTCATCATGCTGCACAAGGCGGGCTTTGGTAACGTCGTAGCGGTGCTGGGAACCGCGCTTACGACCAAGCATTTGCCGCTTTTAAAACGCGGCGAGATTAGCGTTATTTTATGCTTTGACGGCGACGATGCGGGCATAAACGCCGCGACGAAGTCCGCCCTGCTGCTCGCGCAAAACGAAATCGACGGTAGCGTCGTCATCATAGAAGGCGGCGCCGATCCCGCCGATATGGTCGTAGCCGGCAAGATAGAGTATCTGCGGCAAATTTTTGAAAGCGGTACGGAGATCGGAGAATTTTACATCAGGCATTTAGCCAGCGGCTTTGACCTCTCGCGCCCCGTACAAAAGCAAAAAGCGCTAGAAGCGATCCAGGCTTTTACCGCGAGCCTAAAGCCCGTCGTCGCAAACTCCTACGTCCCACTCGTGGCTAAAATTTTAAATATAGCCAAGGGGTCGTTTTGGCTTTCTCGCGGATCAAATTCGCCGATGCGGCAAGGCTACGGCGGGACGGAGCAAAACGCGCAGGGTTACGAAACGCAAAATTTACGGGCAAACTCGGGGCGCAAAGACCCGCTAGAAATCCAAATTTTAAAAACGATGATAGAAAACGAGAGTCTAAAAAAATTTATTTTAGAAAATTTAAAGCCCGATTATTTCGCGCGCCACAGGGCAGTCTACGAGGCGATAGCAGCGGGAGCGGACGCGAACGATCCGTCCGTGCGCGAGATAATATTTGAAAAATACGAGGCGTTTAAAAACGAGGAGGAAATTTTACAAAACCTAAAATTTTTTAAAACAAGATTTTACAAAAATTTATACAAAAAGTATTCGGCGTCGCAAATCTCGCTAGAAGAAAAGCAACCGATACTAAAAAAAATCAATGAAATTTTAAAGGAACTTAAAAAATGA
- the rnhA gene encoding ribonuclease HI — MKTVCLFSDGSCLDNPGPGGWAYILEYGEHKKTASGGEAHTTNNQMELRAAIEGLKALKQPCRVKLYTDSSYVANAVNAWLEGWVKKSFKNVKNVPLWQEYISASEPHEVEAIWVKGHAGHPQNELCDEMAREQAVKIKNSLKGE, encoded by the coding sequence ATGAAAACAGTATGCCTTTTTAGCGACGGCTCGTGTCTGGATAACCCTGGGCCTGGCGGCTGGGCGTACATCCTAGAGTACGGCGAGCACAAAAAAACGGCAAGCGGCGGCGAGGCGCACACGACGAATAATCAAATGGAACTACGAGCGGCGATCGAGGGGCTAAAAGCGCTAAAGCAGCCCTGCCGCGTGAAGCTCTACACCGATAGCTCATACGTCGCAAACGCCGTAAATGCGTGGCTAGAGGGCTGGGTAAAGAAAAGCTTTAAAAACGTAAAAAACGTCCCACTGTGGCAGGAATATATAAGCGCAAGCGAGCCGCACGAGGTCGAGGCGATCTGGGTCAAAGGCCACGCCGGACACCCGCAAAACGAGCTTTGCGACGAGATGGCGCGCGAACAAGCCGTAAAGATCAAAAATAGCTTAAAAGGCGAATAA
- the rnc gene encoding ribonuclease III: protein MRNLEEKLGYKFKDEKLLKTALTHKSVKGGANNERLEFLGDAVMDLVIGDYLFHKFSRLSEGDLSKLRAALVNEKSFAELAKYLNLGQLINISPAEEHNGGRAKASILSDAFEALMGAIYLESGFDAVRAASLKAFERCYPDINFDRMVKDYKTALQELTQARFAEIPKYVLVGSKGPDHKKEFEIALMLNEREISRAAGKSKKEAEQKAAKTALEILGEGK from the coding sequence ATGCGAAATTTGGAAGAGAAATTAGGATATAAATTTAAAGACGAAAAGCTGCTAAAAACCGCGCTCACGCACAAAAGCGTAAAAGGCGGCGCAAACAACGAGAGGCTCGAGTTTCTGGGCGATGCGGTGATGGATCTGGTGATCGGGGATTATCTTTTTCACAAATTTTCGCGCCTAAGCGAAGGCGATCTAAGCAAACTGCGCGCCGCGCTCGTAAATGAAAAAAGCTTTGCCGAGCTGGCCAAATATCTAAATTTGGGTCAGCTCATCAATATCTCGCCCGCCGAGGAGCACAACGGCGGACGGGCAAAAGCCTCGATCTTATCGGACGCATTTGAGGCACTGATGGGCGCGATCTACCTAGAAAGCGGCTTTGACGCCGTGCGCGCAGCTAGCCTAAAAGCCTTTGAGAGATGCTACCCCGATATAAATTTCGACCGCATGGTAAAAGACTACAAAACCGCGCTGCAAGAGCTCACTCAAGCGCGCTTCGCCGAGATACCAAAATACGTGCTAGTGGGCTCAAAAGGGCCAGATCACAAGAAGGAATTTGAGATCGCGCTTATGCTAAACGAGCGCGAGATCTCGCGAGCCGCAGGCAAGAGCAAAAAAGAAGCCGAGCAAAAAGCAGCCAAAACCGCGCTTGAGATTTTGGGAGAGGGCAAGTGA
- the aroC gene encoding chorismate synthase: protein MNTFGRKLTLTTFGESHGVAIGGVLDGFPAGVRIDLIFIQSELDKRRPGGSKFATARSEGDRVEILSGVFEGVSTGTPIGFIIRNENQKSGDYENLRELFRPGHADYAYYRKYGIRDHRGGGRSSARETAVRVAGGAIAQILLGEFGVSVQSGVASVGEISCGERLDFDLAARSEIFSLGNEEAMKEEILKAKQEHDSVGASVITVIRGAPAGLGEGLYYKFDAAIAAAMMGINGVKAVEIGEGVNASKMHGSENNDSMSAAYARVNLTDSALGGSGELSNLNGSKFDECKSEADGAACCGSNSDEKFGFASNHAGGTLGGMTSGQEVVIKTHFKPTPSIFLSQATQNVCGEDTLCELRGRHDPCIGVRGSVVATAMARLVTADMLLLNLSANLANLKKIYG, encoded by the coding sequence GTGAACACCTTTGGACGCAAACTAACGCTAACGACGTTTGGCGAGAGTCACGGAGTGGCGATCGGCGGCGTGCTAGACGGTTTTCCCGCAGGCGTGCGTATCGATTTAATTTTTATCCAAAGCGAGCTTGACAAACGAAGGCCGGGCGGCTCGAAATTTGCCACGGCCAGGAGCGAAGGCGACCGAGTGGAGATTTTAAGCGGCGTGTTTGAAGGCGTCAGCACGGGCACTCCGATCGGCTTTATCATCCGAAACGAAAATCAAAAATCGGGCGATTATGAAAATTTGCGCGAGCTCTTTCGACCAGGGCACGCAGACTACGCCTACTACCGAAAATACGGCATCCGCGACCACCGAGGCGGCGGACGTAGCTCGGCTAGAGAGACGGCCGTGCGTGTGGCGGGCGGTGCGATAGCTCAAATTTTGCTGGGCGAATTTGGCGTCAGCGTACAAAGCGGCGTGGCTAGCGTGGGCGAAATTTCGTGCGGCGAGCGGTTAGACTTTGATCTCGCGGCGCGCTCGGAGATATTTTCGCTGGGTAACGAAGAGGCGATGAAAGAGGAAATCCTAAAAGCCAAGCAGGAACACGACAGCGTCGGAGCTAGCGTCATCACGGTTATCCGCGGCGCGCCGGCCGGGCTTGGCGAGGGGCTATACTATAAATTTGATGCAGCCATCGCGGCTGCGATGATGGGCATAAACGGCGTCAAAGCCGTAGAGATCGGCGAGGGTGTAAACGCAAGCAAGATGCACGGCAGCGAAAATAACGACTCGATGAGTGCGGCGTATGCGCGCGTAAATTTGACCGACTCGGCTCTAGGCGGCTCGGGTGAGCTATCAAATTTAAACGGCAGCAAATTTGACGAATGCAAAAGCGAGGCGGACGGCGCGGCTTGCTGCGGCTCAAATTCGGACGAAAAATTCGGATTCGCCTCAAATCACGCGGGCGGAACGCTGGGCGGCATGACGAGCGGACAAGAAGTCGTGATAAAGACGCATTTTAAGCCGACTCCGTCGATATTTTTATCTCAGGCGACGCAAAACGTGTGCGGAGAGGATACCCTCTGCGAGCTGCGCGGGCGGCACGATCCGTGTATCGGAGTGCGCGGTAGCGTCGTAGCCACCGCGATGGCAAGGCTAGTAACGGCCGATATGCTGCTTTTAAATTTGAGCGCAAATCTAGCAAATTTAAAGAAAATTTACGGATAA